In Halosegnis marinus, one genomic interval encodes:
- a CDS encoding fumarylacetoacetate hydrolase family protein produces MTDKYARVRTDDGVAVGDYDDGVVTTDDGEYGPDEYDLLAPCEPSAFYCVGRNYGEKVEQMGYDVPEKPDFFIKGPTSLLDPGADIEYPSFTEELTYAGELAAVIGEPCHELAESEVDDAVWGYTILNDLDCLDQERRTARKAFDGSAPLGPVVADVDPLGLDIRTHVAGELRQEDNTENMFIEPREVISFLSERFTFRPGDVISFGSPANPGLLEPGDEVAIEYEGIGILRNTVVE; encoded by the coding sequence ATGACGGACAAGTACGCGCGGGTTCGCACCGACGACGGCGTTGCCGTCGGCGACTACGACGACGGCGTCGTGACGACCGACGACGGCGAGTACGGCCCCGACGAGTACGACCTGCTCGCGCCCTGCGAGCCGTCGGCGTTCTACTGCGTCGGCCGCAACTACGGCGAGAAGGTCGAACAGATGGGGTACGACGTGCCCGAGAAGCCGGACTTCTTCATCAAGGGGCCGACCTCGCTGCTCGACCCCGGCGCCGACATCGAGTACCCGTCGTTCACCGAGGAACTCACCTACGCGGGCGAGCTCGCGGCCGTCATCGGGGAGCCGTGTCACGAACTCGCCGAGTCCGAGGTGGACGACGCCGTGTGGGGGTACACGATACTCAACGACCTCGACTGTCTGGACCAGGAGCGGCGCACGGCGCGGAAGGCGTTCGACGGCTCCGCGCCGCTCGGCCCCGTCGTCGCCGACGTCGACCCGCTGGGGCTCGACATCCGCACCCACGTCGCGGGCGAACTCAGACAGGAGGACAACACCGAGAACATGTTCATCGAGCCGCGGGAGGTCATCAGCTTCCTCTCCGAGCGGTTCACCTTCCGGCCGGGCGACGTGATCTCGTTCGGCAGCCCCGCGAACCCCGGCCTGCTCGAACCGGGCGACGAGGTCGCGATAGAGTACGAGGGTATCGGCATCCTCCGGAACACCGTCGTCGAGTGA